The following are from one region of the Microbacterium sp. BK668 genome:
- a CDS encoding copper resistance CopC family protein, with translation MSSHGIHTSPLRRLAGALAAIVLSLAATVLVTAPASAHDELVATDPAAGSSVAALPAEIALTFSGLLSTESGATEISVTDASGPSLVDGEPTVSDTVVTQRLTGAASGDITVLWKVVSSDGHPISGEFSFAVEGSPTPTPTSTSPASTTPSASPSPTQPVDTPSDTATPTAPPAQDASAAVWPWVVGGIIVLAVAGALIYLWTSRARRERSLTEDRSGGTPTPPGDGTEPPLDR, from the coding sequence GTGTCGTCACACGGAATTCACACAAGCCCGCTCCGCCGGCTCGCCGGCGCCCTCGCCGCGATCGTTCTGAGCCTTGCTGCGACCGTCCTCGTCACCGCTCCCGCGAGCGCCCACGACGAACTCGTCGCCACCGACCCGGCGGCAGGCTCGAGCGTCGCCGCCCTCCCGGCAGAGATCGCGCTCACCTTCAGCGGACTCCTCTCGACGGAGTCGGGTGCGACCGAGATCTCGGTGACGGATGCCTCGGGCCCGTCCCTCGTCGACGGGGAGCCGACCGTGAGCGACACCGTCGTGACGCAGAGGCTCACGGGCGCGGCATCCGGGGATATCACCGTCCTGTGGAAGGTCGTCTCCAGCGACGGGCACCCGATCTCGGGCGAGTTCTCCTTCGCGGTCGAGGGCTCTCCCACCCCGACGCCCACATCCACATCCCCGGCGAGCACCACCCCCAGTGCGAGCCCGTCGCCGACGCAGCCCGTCGATACCCCGAGCGACACCGCGACGCCGACCGCTCCTCCGGCTCAGGATGCCTCGGCCGCGGTGTGGCCGTGGGTCGTCGGAGGCATCATCGTGCTCGCCGTCGCGGGCGCCCTCATCTACCTGTGGACATCGCGCGCACGGCGGGAACGGAGCCTGACCGAGGACCGCTCAGGTGGGACGCCCACGCCTCCCGGCGACGGAACTGAGCCTCCGCTCGACCGATAG
- the lpdA gene encoding dihydrolipoyl dehydrogenase — protein sequence MPHYDVVILGAGPGGYVAAVRSAQLGLSVAIIEEKYWGGVCLNVGCIPSKALLKNADLAHQFHHKADLFGISGDVSFDYGVAWDRSRTVANGHVKGIHFLMKKNKVTEYEGRGTFTGPNAITVTKADGSTDEVTFDNAIIATGSKVRLLPGVTIGGNIVTYEEQILTRDLPESIVIVGAGAIGMEFAFVMTNYGVKVTIIEFLDRALPNEDVDVSKEIAKQYKKYGVDILTSTKVDSVTDHGDRVTVTYTPAAGGETQSIDADKVMMSIGFAPNVEGFGLEATGVKLTDRGAIEIDEYMRTNVPHIYAIGDVTAKLQLAHVAEAQGVVAAETIGKAETMPLGDYRMMPRATFCSPQVASFGLTEQQARDAGYDVKVAKFPFSANGKANGLGEPIGFVKLVADGEHLELLGGHLIGPDVSELLPELTLAQKWDLTALEAARNVHTHPTLSEALQEAFHGLVGHMINL from the coding sequence ATGCCTCACTACGACGTCGTCATCCTCGGTGCCGGCCCCGGCGGCTATGTCGCGGCCGTCCGCAGCGCGCAGCTCGGCCTCTCCGTCGCGATCATCGAGGAGAAGTACTGGGGCGGCGTCTGCCTCAACGTCGGATGCATCCCGTCGAAGGCGCTTCTGAAGAACGCCGACCTCGCCCACCAGTTCCACCACAAGGCCGACCTCTTCGGCATCTCGGGCGACGTCTCGTTCGACTACGGCGTGGCGTGGGACCGCAGCCGCACGGTCGCGAACGGCCACGTCAAGGGCATCCACTTCCTCATGAAGAAGAACAAGGTCACCGAGTACGAGGGCCGGGGCACCTTCACCGGCCCCAACGCCATCACGGTGACCAAGGCCGACGGCTCGACCGACGAAGTGACCTTCGACAACGCGATCATCGCGACCGGCTCGAAGGTGCGGCTCCTGCCCGGCGTCACGATCGGGGGCAACATCGTGACGTACGAGGAGCAGATCCTCACGCGCGATCTGCCCGAGTCGATCGTGATCGTCGGCGCGGGCGCCATCGGCATGGAGTTCGCCTTCGTCATGACGAACTACGGCGTCAAGGTCACGATCATCGAGTTCCTCGACCGCGCGCTCCCCAACGAGGACGTCGACGTGTCGAAGGAGATCGCCAAGCAGTACAAGAAGTACGGCGTCGACATCCTCACCTCCACCAAGGTGGACTCGGTCACCGATCACGGCGACCGGGTCACCGTCACGTACACCCCGGCTGCCGGCGGCGAGACCCAGTCGATCGATGCCGACAAGGTCATGATGTCGATCGGCTTCGCCCCGAACGTCGAGGGCTTCGGGCTGGAGGCGACGGGCGTGAAGCTCACCGACCGCGGCGCGATCGAGATCGACGAGTACATGCGCACGAACGTGCCGCACATCTACGCGATCGGCGACGTCACGGCCAAGCTCCAGCTCGCGCACGTCGCCGAAGCCCAGGGCGTGGTCGCGGCCGAGACGATCGGCAAAGCCGAGACGATGCCCCTCGGCGACTACCGCATGATGCCGCGCGCGACGTTCTGCTCGCCCCAGGTGGCGTCGTTCGGCCTCACCGAGCAGCAGGCCCGCGACGCCGGCTATGACGTCAAGGTCGCGAAGTTCCCGTTCTCGGCGAACGGCAAGGCCAACGGCCTCGGCGAGCCCATCGGCTTCGTCAAGCTCGTCGCCGACGGCGAGCACCTCGAGCTGCTGGGCGGCCACCTCATCGGCCCCGACGTCTCGGAGCTCCTCCCGGAGCTCACGCTCGCCCAGAAGTGGGACCTGACCGCCCTCGAGGCTGCGCGCAACGTGCACACGCACCCCACGCTGTCGGAGGCGCTGCAGGAGGCGTTCCACGGCCTCGTCGGCCACATGATCAACCTCTGA
- a CDS encoding alpha/beta fold hydrolase, translating into MTGSPWSRTLAILALVGALAAGCSAEPEGVAPPDLELSCSGLGSPVILLAPGSNTPASAFHALQGALATDTRVCSYSRAGIGGSPPWPSDAPDPSIGMMAEQLHATLADRGVSGPYIVMGWSLGGLVAQGFSARYPDEVAGLVFEDSSIPAQFTREDVDRDSWVEAGVPLDIETSADDLLGLDLGSRPTIVLTQGEDGFDDPDLSWWRDRHDELAALSTDSIHLIAPDAGHAIHEMSGALVEKSLRAVLEAVRAEEELPECDDSEWGPYAGECRVP; encoded by the coding sequence ATGACCGGCTCGCCGTGGTCACGGACGCTCGCGATTCTCGCCCTCGTCGGCGCGCTCGCGGCCGGCTGCTCCGCGGAGCCTGAGGGAGTGGCCCCGCCCGACCTCGAACTCAGCTGCTCGGGGCTGGGATCGCCGGTGATCCTTCTCGCACCCGGATCGAACACGCCGGCGTCGGCGTTCCATGCGCTGCAGGGTGCCCTCGCCACCGACACCCGCGTCTGCAGCTACTCCCGCGCGGGAATCGGCGGCAGCCCGCCCTGGCCGAGCGACGCGCCGGACCCCTCGATCGGCATGATGGCCGAGCAGCTGCACGCCACACTCGCCGACCGAGGCGTCTCGGGGCCCTACATCGTCATGGGCTGGTCGCTCGGCGGGCTCGTCGCGCAGGGCTTCAGCGCACGCTATCCGGACGAGGTCGCCGGTCTCGTCTTCGAGGACTCTTCGATCCCCGCGCAGTTCACCCGCGAGGATGTCGATCGCGACAGCTGGGTCGAGGCGGGGGTTCCCCTCGACATCGAGACGTCCGCGGATGACCTCCTCGGGCTCGATCTCGGATCGCGGCCGACGATCGTGCTGACGCAGGGGGAGGACGGCTTCGACGATCCGGACCTCAGCTGGTGGCGCGATCGCCATGACGAGCTCGCCGCGCTGTCGACGGACAGCATCCACCTCATCGCGCCCGACGCAGGCCACGCGATCCACGAGATGTCCGGAGCGCTCGTCGAGAAGTCGCTCCGGGCGGTCCTCGAGGCCGTCCGCGCTGAGGAGGAGCTGCCGGAATGCGACGACTCGGAATGGGGGCCGTACGCCGGCGAGTGCCGCGTGCCGTGA
- a CDS encoding CYTH domain-containing protein, with product MAGASEPSDAVQSDGPSSSREVELKFDVDGDTPLPDWTDLPGVASISAPEPRALDARYFDTDDLALARAGYALRRRTGGPDAGWHIKGPRDGDARTELHWPLGEDATIPAGVHEAVRAAVPSAAAASLLPLARIRNDRTAYHLRGAGGGVLAEFVDDHVVATDERTGIERAWREWEMELGAAAPREQDEIAAFFTAVEAAVSAAGARPAASDSKLARTLGR from the coding sequence GTGGCAGGCGCTTCCGAGCCCTCGGACGCGGTGCAGTCCGACGGGCCGTCGAGCTCCCGCGAGGTCGAGCTGAAGTTCGACGTCGACGGGGACACGCCTCTGCCCGACTGGACGGACCTTCCGGGGGTCGCCTCGATCTCGGCGCCCGAGCCCCGCGCTCTGGACGCGCGGTACTTCGACACCGACGATCTCGCTCTCGCCCGCGCCGGCTATGCGCTGCGCCGCCGTACGGGCGGTCCCGACGCCGGCTGGCACATCAAGGGTCCGCGCGACGGCGACGCGCGCACCGAGCTGCATTGGCCTCTCGGCGAGGACGCGACGATCCCCGCCGGAGTGCATGAGGCCGTGCGGGCGGCGGTGCCTTCCGCGGCGGCTGCCTCGCTTCTCCCGCTCGCCCGCATCCGCAACGACCGGACGGCGTACCACCTGCGGGGCGCCGGCGGGGGAGTCCTCGCGGAGTTCGTCGACGACCACGTCGTCGCGACCGACGAGCGGACCGGCATCGAGCGCGCCTGGCGCGAGTGGGAGATGGAGCTGGGCGCGGCGGCGCCGCGCGAGCAAGACGAGATCGCCGCCTTCTTCACAGCGGTCGAGGCGGCCGTGAGCGCCGCGGGTGCCCGTCCCGCGGCATCCGATTCCAAGCTCGCCCGCACCCTCGGTCGCTGA
- a CDS encoding response regulator, with translation MAIARLHGGPLDGQILPLEQPELDSLIVPYGEGQIVYRRDGAPQHTGSADGPTEAEFWFIEATDDIGNSADD, from the coding sequence ATGGCCATCGCACGACTTCACGGAGGCCCGCTCGACGGGCAGATCCTTCCTCTCGAGCAGCCCGAGCTCGACTCGCTGATCGTCCCCTACGGCGAGGGGCAGATCGTCTACCGTCGCGACGGCGCGCCACAGCACACCGGCTCGGCGGACGGGCCCACCGAGGCCGAGTTCTGGTTCATCGAGGCCACCGACGACATCGGCAACTCCGCCGACGACTGA
- a CDS encoding CoA-acylating methylmalonate-semialdehyde dehydrogenase, which translates to MSTSTIETPTAEASGTLPTIPHWVVGERVTPSGDDVRFGAVFNPATGAQTSQVGFASAEFLHEAARKAKAAQPVWRETGLAKRSAVMFRLREIISSRAEELARIITAEHGKTVADALGEVARGLENVEFCTGLMHHLKGEYSEQVASGVDVHQVRQPLGVVACITPFNFPAMVPLWMVTTAIAAGNAVILKPSERDPSAAVWLAEAFREAGLPDGIFNVVHGDKETVDAILDDPVIRAVSFVGSTPIAKYIYTRAAENGKRVQALGGAKNHMIVMPDADLDAAADAAVSAAYGSAGERCMAVSVVVAVGDVADQLIPKVTERIGGLVIGDGTDPASEMGPLITREARERVAGFVEGAPAEGAKVVVDGRDHAFEGDGFFIGASLVDDVKPGMRVYDEEIFGPVLSVVRVAGYDEAVELINANRYANGTAVFTRDGKTARQFEFDIEVGMVGVNVPIPVPVGSFSFGGWKDSLFGDTHMYGPEAFNFYTRRKVVTTRWPEPSESQISLGFPTH; encoded by the coding sequence ATGAGCACTTCCACGATCGAGACGCCGACCGCCGAGGCATCCGGCACCCTGCCGACGATCCCCCACTGGGTGGTCGGAGAGCGCGTGACGCCGAGCGGCGACGACGTGCGCTTCGGCGCCGTCTTCAACCCCGCGACGGGGGCCCAGACCTCGCAGGTCGGGTTCGCGAGCGCCGAGTTCCTGCACGAGGCTGCGCGCAAGGCCAAGGCAGCGCAGCCGGTCTGGCGCGAGACGGGCCTCGCCAAGCGCAGCGCGGTCATGTTCCGGCTGCGCGAGATCATCAGCTCCCGCGCGGAGGAGCTCGCTCGCATCATCACCGCCGAGCACGGCAAGACCGTCGCGGACGCTCTCGGCGAGGTTGCGCGGGGCCTCGAGAACGTCGAGTTCTGCACGGGCCTCATGCACCACCTCAAAGGCGAGTACTCCGAGCAGGTGGCGAGCGGCGTCGATGTGCACCAGGTGCGCCAGCCGCTCGGCGTCGTCGCCTGCATCACGCCGTTCAACTTCCCGGCGATGGTGCCGCTGTGGATGGTGACCACCGCGATAGCCGCGGGCAACGCCGTGATCCTCAAGCCGTCCGAGCGCGACCCCTCGGCGGCTGTCTGGCTGGCGGAGGCCTTCCGCGAGGCGGGCCTCCCCGACGGCATCTTCAACGTCGTGCACGGCGACAAGGAGACGGTGGACGCGATCCTCGACGATCCGGTCATCCGCGCCGTCTCGTTCGTCGGCTCGACCCCGATCGCCAAGTACATCTACACGCGCGCAGCGGAGAACGGCAAGCGGGTGCAGGCCCTCGGGGGCGCCAAGAACCACATGATCGTCATGCCGGATGCCGACCTCGACGCGGCCGCGGACGCCGCCGTGTCGGCGGCGTACGGTTCGGCGGGGGAGCGGTGCATGGCCGTCTCGGTCGTCGTCGCGGTCGGCGACGTCGCCGATCAGCTGATCCCGAAGGTGACCGAGCGCATCGGCGGGCTCGTCATCGGCGACGGCACCGACCCCGCCTCCGAGATGGGACCGCTCATCACGCGCGAGGCGCGGGAGCGCGTCGCCGGCTTCGTCGAGGGGGCGCCCGCCGAGGGGGCGAAGGTCGTCGTCGACGGCCGCGATCACGCCTTCGAGGGCGACGGCTTCTTCATCGGCGCCTCGCTCGTCGACGACGTCAAGCCGGGCATGCGCGTATACGACGAGGAGATCTTCGGTCCGGTCCTGTCGGTCGTGCGCGTCGCCGGCTACGACGAGGCGGTCGAGCTCATCAACGCCAACCGCTACGCCAACGGCACGGCCGTCTTCACGCGCGACGGCAAGACGGCCCGCCAGTTCGAATTCGACATCGAGGTCGGCATGGTGGGTGTCAACGTGCCTATTCCCGTGCCTGTCGGGTCGTTCTCGTTCGGCGGCTGGAAGGACTCGCTCTTCGGCGACACGCACATGTACGGCCCCGAGGCGTTCAACTTCTACACGCGCCGCAAGGTCGTGACGACCCGCTGGCCCGAGCCGAGCGAGAGCCAGATCAGCCTCGGGTTCCCGACCCACTGA
- a CDS encoding NAD(P)-binding domain-containing protein gives MSTIAWIGLGHMGAPMTAHLVAAGHAVRGYDINPAAAAAAEARGVTLVRSIAEALDGAYACFTSLPMPQHVRGVYDGPDGIWANAAPGTLLLDTSTVDIETSRWCHAESEARGFVFVDSPISGGTAGAEAHSLTFMLGGRPEDVERARELVAPMAGSIVLCGGATSGIAAKLVNNMMLFIGVMAVAEGSQLAEQLGLDQQTFWQVANASSGGSWPQRVWYPVPGIVPTSAANKNFDATFSVDLARKDCALAVQAGEATGVHLPAAELALSQLVQLAEEGLGGKDCTLVARLATPDGSLRGYDPSLDRVAANA, from the coding sequence ATGTCAACGATCGCCTGGATCGGCCTCGGCCATATGGGCGCGCCCATGACGGCCCATCTCGTCGCCGCCGGCCACGCCGTGCGCGGCTACGACATCAATCCGGCGGCCGCGGCGGCCGCTGAGGCCCGCGGCGTCACGCTCGTCCGGTCGATCGCCGAAGCCCTCGACGGCGCATACGCGTGCTTCACCTCGCTACCGATGCCGCAGCACGTGCGCGGCGTCTACGACGGTCCCGACGGCATCTGGGCGAACGCCGCGCCCGGCACGCTGCTGCTCGACACGTCCACCGTCGACATCGAGACGTCCCGCTGGTGCCACGCCGAATCGGAGGCGCGCGGCTTCGTCTTCGTCGACTCGCCGATCTCCGGCGGCACCGCCGGCGCCGAGGCCCACTCGCTCACGTTCATGCTGGGCGGCCGCCCGGAGGACGTCGAGCGCGCGCGCGAGCTCGTCGCGCCGATGGCGGGCTCGATCGTGCTGTGCGGCGGTGCCACGAGCGGCATCGCGGCCAAGCTCGTCAACAACATGATGCTCTTCATCGGCGTGATGGCCGTCGCCGAGGGTTCGCAGCTGGCGGAGCAGCTCGGCCTCGACCAGCAGACGTTCTGGCAGGTCGCGAACGCCTCTTCGGGCGGGTCCTGGCCGCAGCGCGTCTGGTATCCCGTGCCCGGCATCGTGCCGACGTCGGCCGCGAACAAGAACTTCGACGCGACCTTCTCGGTCGATCTCGCCCGCAAGGACTGCGCCCTCGCCGTGCAGGCGGGGGAGGCGACCGGGGTGCACCTCCCGGCCGCCGAGCTCGCGCTCTCGCAGCTCGTGCAGCTCGCCGAGGAGGGTCTCGGCGGCAAGGATTGCACCCTCGTCGCCCGCCTCGCGACGCCCGACGGCTCGCTCCGCGGGTACGACCCCTCGCTCGACCGCGTCGCGGCGAACGCGTGA
- a CDS encoding LysR family transcriptional regulator has protein sequence MTSPTREPQLEALMTFLAAARLGRYTAAAEVLGVNHSTVSRRIASLEEAMGGRVLVRTTSGWEVTDLGRRALAVAERIEASVRDLSGDGEAVQGMVRIAAPDAFTSVFLVPAMVRLRSQHPALAVELIAATQRVRQNRSGVDLEIVVGRPQVHRAFATPICSYSLRLYAAPGYLERAGVPASIGDLARHPLVYYIESSLQVDDLDRAVQALPASPASVRSTSVFAHVEATAAGAGVGLLPDFLADADPRLMRVLDGGFAHPLRYWAVTRDEGPRNPVVAEALDAIRAHIASVS, from the coding sequence ATGACCTCCCCGACCCGCGAGCCGCAGCTCGAGGCGCTCATGACGTTCCTCGCGGCGGCTCGGCTGGGCCGGTACACCGCGGCGGCCGAGGTGCTGGGCGTCAACCACTCCACGGTCTCGCGGCGGATCGCCTCCCTGGAGGAGGCGATGGGCGGGCGTGTGCTCGTGCGCACGACCTCGGGCTGGGAGGTCACCGACCTCGGGCGCCGCGCCCTCGCCGTCGCTGAGCGGATCGAGGCATCCGTGCGCGACCTGTCGGGAGACGGAGAAGCAGTGCAGGGCATGGTGCGCATCGCCGCGCCGGATGCCTTCACGTCGGTGTTCCTCGTGCCCGCGATGGTGCGCCTCAGGTCGCAGCATCCCGCGCTCGCCGTCGAGCTCATCGCCGCGACCCAGCGCGTGCGGCAGAACCGGTCGGGCGTCGACCTCGAGATCGTCGTCGGCCGGCCCCAGGTGCACCGCGCCTTCGCGACGCCGATCTGCTCGTACTCGCTGCGGCTCTACGCCGCTCCGGGGTATCTCGAGCGGGCCGGCGTCCCGGCCTCGATCGGCGACCTGGCGCGGCATCCGCTCGTCTACTACATCGAGTCCTCGCTGCAGGTCGACGACCTCGACCGCGCGGTGCAGGCGCTGCCCGCCTCGCCGGCGTCCGTCCGCTCGACGAGCGTCTTCGCTCACGTCGAGGCGACCGCGGCGGGCGCAGGGGTGGGTCTTCTGCCCGACTTCCTCGCCGACGCCGACCCGCGACTCATGCGGGTGCTCGACGGCGGGTTCGCGCATCCCCTGCGCTACTGGGCGGTCACGCGCGACGAGGGCCCGCGCAATCCCGTGGTCGCCGAAGCGCTCGACGCCATCCGCGCCCACATCGCATCGGTCTCCTGA